In Elaeis guineensis isolate ETL-2024a chromosome 1, EG11, whole genome shotgun sequence, a genomic segment contains:
- the LOC105039241 gene encoding protein GLUTAMINE DUMPER 2, giving the protein MRPGAEMNANGGAEMAAPPPGPHSAWHSPVPYLFGGLAAMLGLIAFALLILACSYWKLSGYLESGDGDVENPGGDGKPSANPAAKPPESFEPRIVVIMAGDEKPTFLATPISSRAAASANGAVDTARSESVADVKKPESTVTARGSEPTRNHRVDGERNHPGEGQNQEQ; this is encoded by the coding sequence aTGAGGCCGGGAGCCGAGATGAACGCGAACGGAGGAGCGGAGATGGCAGCACCGCCGCCGGGGCCTCACTCGGCATGGCACTCGCCGGTGCCGTACCTCTTTGGGGGGTTGGCGGCGATGCTGGGTCTCATCGCCTTCGCCCTCCTCATCCTTGCCTGCTCTTACTGGAAGCTCTCTGGCTACCTCGAGAGCGGTGATGGCGATGTTGAGAACCCGGGCGGTGACGGGAAGCCCAGCGCCAACCCCGCCGCCAAGCCGCCGGAAAGCTTCGAGCCGCGGATTGTGGTCATCATGGCCGGCGACGAGAAGCCCACCTTCCTCGCCACACCCATTTCCAGCCGCGCCGCCGCCTCCGCCAACGGAGCTGTTGACACCGCCAGGAGCGAGAGCGTTGCTGACGTGAAGAAGCCGGAAAGCACGGTAACCGCACGGGGCAGTGAGCCGACACGGAACCACAGGGTTGATGGCGAGCGCAACCACCCAGGCGAAGGCCAGAACCAAGAGCagtga